Proteins from a single region of Streptomyces sp. TN58:
- a CDS encoding acyl carrier protein has protein sequence MTRDEIISGLAEILNEVADVEPADVTEEKSFIDDLDVDSLAMVEVIVAAEERFGVSLPEEELKELQLVSDIVIRIEKQLAG, from the coding sequence ATGACGCGTGACGAAATCATCTCCGGCCTCGCCGAGATCCTGAACGAGGTCGCCGACGTGGAGCCGGCCGACGTGACCGAGGAGAAGTCCTTCATCGACGACCTCGACGTCGACTCCCTGGCCATGGTCGAGGTCATCGTCGCCGCCGAGGAGCGCTTCGGGGTGAGCCTGCCCGAAGAGGAGCTCAAGGAGCTCCAGCTGGTGTCCGACATCGTGATCCGGATCGAGAAGCAGCTGGCCGGCTGA
- a CDS encoding ribonucleotide-diphosphate reductase subunit beta: MPRWSTLLLDDASLAEMPKLPLRDVLRHADLVTEQQPQPQALYERWEKQQWSAQAIELGPDREDFDKRLPKAARRMIEESIATFIIGEYTGLDLLGPILTGAPEERDHLYLGTQIADETRHTQLMLRLGEEILGLDSDPKRMLVQAWNMVTPAHQELSRVETEIIRELQHHPSDYRRWLRAVALFHLITEGVLALVGQRAIVNSLHGIPLLAGLKAGFTAMCRDESRHVSFGLHALRQGVQEGYGDDIREIIELAAPIALNIEEGGEADSAPQGLTMKQLGIESLYRQLRLIGIEKKFADHVVGLSAPKPPAEKDR, from the coding sequence ATGCCGCGCTGGAGCACCCTGCTGCTCGATGACGCCTCGCTCGCCGAGATGCCGAAGCTCCCTCTGCGGGACGTACTTCGGCACGCCGACCTCGTCACCGAACAGCAGCCACAGCCACAGGCTCTCTACGAGCGCTGGGAGAAGCAGCAGTGGTCGGCCCAGGCCATCGAACTCGGGCCGGACCGCGAGGACTTCGACAAGCGGCTCCCGAAGGCCGCCCGCAGGATGATCGAGGAGTCCATCGCCACCTTCATCATCGGCGAGTACACCGGCCTCGACCTCCTGGGTCCGATCCTCACCGGAGCCCCCGAGGAGCGCGACCACCTCTACCTCGGTACGCAGATCGCCGACGAGACCCGGCACACCCAGCTGATGCTGCGCCTCGGCGAGGAGATCCTCGGCCTGGACTCCGACCCCAAGCGGATGCTGGTGCAGGCGTGGAACATGGTCACGCCCGCCCACCAGGAACTCAGCCGCGTCGAGACCGAGATCATCCGGGAGCTGCAGCACCACCCCTCGGACTACCGCCGCTGGCTGCGCGCGGTGGCTCTCTTCCACCTGATCACCGAGGGCGTCCTGGCCCTCGTCGGGCAGCGGGCCATCGTCAACTCCCTGCACGGCATCCCGCTGCTCGCCGGGCTGAAGGCCGGCTTCACGGCCATGTGCCGCGACGAGTCCCGGCACGTCAGCTTCGGTCTGCACGCCCTGCGCCAGGGCGTGCAGGAGGGCTACGGCGACGACATCCGCGAGATCATCGAACTCGCCGCGCCGATCGCCCTCAACATCGAGGAGGGCGGCGAGGCGGACTCGGCCCCGCAGGGGCTCACCATGAAGCAGCTCGGCATCGAGAGCCTGTACCGCCAACTGCGGCTCATCGGCATCGAGAAGAAGTTCGCCGACCACGTCGTCGGCCTCTCCGCGCCGAAGCCGCCCGCCGAAAAGGACCGCTGA
- the fabF gene encoding beta-ketoacyl-ACP synthase II, which translates to MAQTRAGAPEHRVVITGSGVVSPIGCTTEEFWTSATAGRSGIRTITRYDADTLPTRFAGEVVDFDPKPYMPNKQGRRLDRYAQFALAAALQAVRQAGLETGGERATRTAVLVGSGYGPGQLMQSAIHDLRDHGRRRMTPYLASSGSLDSAAGEIAFRLGARGASGATATACATGATCIGDAMRMIRHGYADVVVAGGADDAVNPLDLAAAANAGALSRRDDDPGRASRPFDRARDGFVMGAGAGIVVLESAEHARRRGATVLAELAGYGATTDAYHSTHPHPEGLAARQAMTDALDDAGVRPEEIDHISAHGTGTQLNDRIESASIRAVFGRHARRVPISSLKSMTGHMIGAAGAVELIAAVHTIRDGIVPPTVNCDDPEDTELDYVPHTARPHAVRTVLSNSFGFGGHNAVLVLRAPSADTPKPSQSPQQPEPQGGER; encoded by the coding sequence ATGGCGCAGACACGGGCTGGTGCCCCGGAACACCGGGTGGTCATCACCGGAAGCGGCGTCGTCTCCCCCATCGGCTGCACCACCGAGGAGTTCTGGACCTCGGCCACGGCCGGGCGCAGCGGAATCCGCACCATCACCCGCTACGACGCCGACACCCTTCCGACCCGGTTCGCCGGCGAGGTCGTCGACTTCGACCCGAAGCCGTACATGCCCAACAAGCAGGGCCGCCGCCTCGACCGGTACGCCCAGTTCGCCCTCGCCGCCGCCCTCCAGGCGGTACGCCAGGCCGGACTGGAGACCGGCGGGGAACGGGCCACCCGGACCGCCGTCCTGGTCGGCTCCGGCTACGGCCCCGGCCAGCTCATGCAGTCGGCCATCCACGACCTGCGCGACCACGGCCGGCGTCGGATGACCCCGTACCTCGCCTCCAGCGGCTCGCTGGACAGCGCGGCCGGCGAGATCGCCTTCCGGCTCGGCGCGCGGGGCGCCTCCGGCGCCACCGCCACCGCCTGCGCGACCGGCGCCACCTGCATCGGCGACGCGATGCGCATGATCCGCCACGGATACGCGGACGTCGTCGTCGCCGGCGGCGCCGACGACGCGGTCAACCCGCTCGACCTCGCCGCCGCGGCCAACGCCGGTGCGCTCTCCCGCCGCGACGACGACCCCGGCCGCGCCAGCCGCCCCTTCGACCGGGCCCGTGACGGGTTCGTCATGGGCGCCGGCGCCGGCATCGTCGTCCTGGAGTCCGCCGAGCACGCCCGCCGCCGCGGCGCCACCGTACTGGCCGAACTGGCCGGCTACGGCGCGACCACCGACGCCTACCACTCGACCCACCCCCACCCCGAGGGACTCGCCGCCCGGCAGGCCATGACCGACGCCCTGGACGACGCCGGGGTGCGGCCCGAGGAGATCGACCACATCTCCGCCCACGGCACCGGCACCCAGCTCAACGACCGCATCGAGAGCGCGTCGATCCGGGCCGTGTTCGGGCGCCACGCCCGGCGCGTCCCCATCAGCTCCCTCAAGTCGATGACCGGCCACATGATCGGCGCCGCCGGCGCGGTCGAGCTGATCGCCGCGGTCCACACGATCCGCGACGGGATCGTGCCGCCGACCGTGAACTGCGACGACCCCGAGGACACGGAGCTGGACTACGTACCGCACACCGCGCGTCCCCACGCCGTGCGCACCGTCCTCAGCAACTCCTTCGGGTTCGGCGGCCACAACGCCGTGCTCGTGCTCCGCGCCCCCTCCGCGGACACCCCGAAGCCGTCCCAGTCCCCGCAGCAGCCGGAGCCCCAGGGAGGAGAGCGATGA
- the lanKC gene encoding class III lanthionine synthetase LanKC, with product MTSTRPQPEEYCQASRVFYDIAGRHNEDDTSWFAQTGAPAHEGFERREMDVWIVHTPVGHTMPQQGWKIHISGLPDNARRIVDAAWAYCTREGLPFKFLRSVDVLTTHSLKYAPRSSSGKLVTIYPSDEQQLRRTLEDLGALLDGEAGPYILTDLRWNAGPLHVRYGGFVARWCTDEDGSPVAAIERPDGTLVPDRRRPVFEVPEWVQLPAFLAEQLAAREAGGSAADFPYRVERALHFSNGGGVYLAKDAQGRQVVLKEGRPHAGLDGRGRDAVTRLARERRAMEHLAGIPGIPALYEHRVVWEHHFLAVQHLEGDTLQGWMARHYPLTKAGPADGELTAYARRAQAVADRIDRLVARVHARGMVFGDLHPANILIDDEDQVSLVDFELAVPVEEADRLGLGHPGFAGAGRTGYDIDRHALAALRLWLLFPLTGLSELDPGRGVRQADIAERRFALPVGTLDAVRRELAPGQEALERVPAVLREAPGVDLDHERPDWTAVRKSLAEAVLLSATPERDDRLFPGDVRQFLTDGLGLAHGAAGVLWALHTSGAGRYPEHEEWLLKAADRRPPSRPGLYDGAHGVAHVLREFGHLDAAEALLARSAQAVGALRDPSLQRGTAGIGLDLLDAATRTGDGDHRRRALALADRMADAIALGTAPGITAGPGRGSRAGLLRGWSGPALFFLRLYEDTADAAHLDLAVRALHHDLDLCGVAEDGSLQADGGFRLLPYLEVGSAGIALVADQVLAHRGDARLEQALPLLVRAAEPEFTIEPHLFGGRAGLLATLASLRTRTAGPAPATAVPRHLSRLHWHALSYRGHLAFPGEQLRRISMDLATGSPGILLALTAALDGRRDFLPFLAPRTDRPTGVDPHAP from the coding sequence ATGACCAGCACCAGGCCCCAGCCCGAGGAGTACTGCCAGGCCAGCCGCGTCTTCTACGACATCGCCGGCCGCCACAACGAGGACGACACCTCCTGGTTCGCCCAGACCGGCGCCCCGGCCCACGAGGGCTTCGAGCGCCGCGAGATGGACGTGTGGATCGTGCACACGCCGGTCGGCCACACCATGCCGCAGCAGGGCTGGAAGATCCACATCTCCGGCCTGCCGGACAACGCCCGGCGCATCGTGGACGCCGCCTGGGCCTACTGCACCCGCGAGGGACTGCCCTTCAAGTTCCTGCGCAGCGTCGACGTACTGACCACCCACAGCCTCAAGTACGCCCCGCGCTCCTCCAGCGGCAAGCTGGTGACGATCTACCCGAGCGACGAGCAGCAGCTGCGCCGCACCCTGGAAGACCTCGGCGCCCTCCTCGACGGCGAGGCCGGCCCCTACATCCTCACCGACCTGCGCTGGAACGCCGGACCCCTGCACGTGCGCTACGGCGGCTTCGTCGCCCGCTGGTGCACCGACGAGGACGGCTCCCCCGTCGCGGCGATCGAACGCCCCGACGGCACCCTGGTCCCCGACCGCCGCCGGCCCGTGTTCGAGGTACCCGAATGGGTCCAGCTGCCCGCCTTCCTCGCCGAGCAGCTCGCCGCCCGCGAGGCCGGCGGCTCCGCCGCGGACTTCCCCTACCGGGTCGAGCGCGCCCTGCACTTCTCCAACGGCGGCGGCGTCTACCTGGCGAAGGACGCCCAGGGCCGCCAGGTCGTCCTCAAGGAGGGCCGCCCCCACGCGGGCCTCGACGGCCGCGGCCGGGACGCGGTGACCCGCCTGGCGCGGGAGCGCCGGGCCATGGAACACCTCGCCGGCATCCCCGGCATCCCGGCCCTGTACGAGCACCGCGTCGTGTGGGAGCACCACTTCCTCGCCGTACAGCACCTGGAGGGCGACACCCTCCAGGGCTGGATGGCCCGGCACTACCCGCTGACCAAGGCCGGACCGGCCGACGGCGAACTCACCGCCTACGCCCGCCGGGCCCAGGCCGTGGCCGACCGCATCGACCGGCTCGTCGCCCGGGTGCACGCCCGCGGCATGGTCTTCGGCGACCTGCACCCGGCCAACATCCTCATCGACGACGAGGACCAGGTCTCCCTGGTCGACTTCGAACTCGCCGTCCCCGTCGAGGAGGCGGACCGGCTCGGCCTCGGCCACCCCGGCTTCGCCGGAGCCGGCCGCACCGGCTACGACATCGACCGGCACGCCCTGGCCGCCCTGCGGCTGTGGCTGCTGTTCCCGCTCACCGGCCTGAGCGAGCTCGACCCGGGGCGCGGCGTGCGCCAGGCGGACATCGCCGAGCGGCGGTTCGCCCTGCCCGTCGGCACCCTGGACGCCGTACGCCGTGAACTGGCCCCCGGCCAGGAGGCCCTCGAACGGGTGCCGGCCGTGCTCCGCGAGGCGCCGGGCGTGGACCTCGACCACGAGCGGCCCGACTGGACCGCCGTACGCAAGTCCCTGGCGGAAGCCGTCCTGCTCTCGGCGACCCCCGAGCGCGACGACCGGCTCTTCCCCGGCGACGTACGGCAGTTCCTCACCGACGGACTGGGCCTCGCCCACGGCGCGGCGGGCGTCCTGTGGGCGCTGCACACCTCGGGCGCGGGCCGCTACCCCGAGCACGAGGAGTGGCTCCTCAAGGCCGCCGACCGACGACCCCCCTCCCGGCCCGGACTCTACGACGGCGCGCACGGAGTCGCCCACGTTCTGCGGGAGTTCGGCCACCTGGACGCGGCCGAGGCACTGCTGGCCCGCAGTGCGCAGGCCGTCGGCGCGCTGCGCGACCCGAGCCTGCAGCGCGGCACCGCGGGCATCGGCCTGGACCTGCTGGACGCCGCCACCCGCACCGGCGACGGCGACCACCGCCGCCGCGCGCTGGCCCTGGCCGACCGGATGGCCGACGCGATCGCCCTGGGCACCGCCCCGGGCATCACGGCCGGCCCCGGCCGGGGCAGCCGGGCCGGACTGCTGCGCGGCTGGAGCGGGCCCGCCCTGTTCTTCCTGCGGCTGTACGAGGACACGGCGGACGCGGCCCACCTCGACCTCGCGGTCCGGGCCCTCCACCACGACCTCGACCTGTGCGGCGTCGCCGAGGACGGCTCGCTCCAGGCGGACGGCGGGTTCCGGCTGCTGCCCTACCTGGAGGTGGGCAGCGCGGGCATCGCACTGGTCGCGGACCAGGTCCTCGCCCACCGCGGGGACGCCCGGCTGGAACAGGCGCTGCCGCTCCTGGTGCGGGCCGCCGAGCCCGAGTTCACCATCGAGCCGCACCTGTTCGGCGGCCGGGCCGGCCTCCTGGCCACGCTCGCCTCGCTGCGCACCCGCACCGCGGGCCCGGCACCCGCGACGGCCGTGCCACGGCACCTGTCGCGACTGCACTGGCACGCGCTGTCCTACCGCGGCCACCTCGCCTTCCCCGGCGAGCAGCTGCGCAGGATCTCGATGGACCTGGCCACCGGCAGCCCCGGCATCCTGCTGGCCCTCACCGCGGCACTCGACGGACGGCGGGACTTCCTGCCCTTCCTCGCGCCGCGCACGGACCGCCCCACCGGCGTGGACCCCCACGCCCCCTGA
- the fabI gene encoding enoyl-ACP reductase FabI, protein MSGLLDGKRLVITGVITESSIAYAVARLAQQEGAHIVLTAYGRASLVRRLARRLPHEPPVVELDVTAPDQLATLADRVGEHLDGVDGVLHSIAHAPAECLDGGFMSAGWPEVSAALHTSTYSLQALTVACRPLLRPGASVVGLDFDASRAWPGYDWMGVAKAGLEACSRYLARELGPDGIRVNLVAAGPLRTLAARGIGGDGPAFETGWAQHAPLGWNSANAEPVARTCLALLSDWLPATTGEIVHADGGHHMIGS, encoded by the coding sequence ATGAGCGGCCTGCTCGACGGCAAGAGACTCGTCATCACCGGTGTGATCACCGAGAGTTCGATCGCCTACGCGGTGGCACGCCTCGCCCAGCAGGAGGGCGCGCACATCGTCCTCACCGCGTACGGACGCGCCTCGCTGGTGCGGCGACTCGCCCGCCGGCTGCCCCACGAACCCCCGGTCGTGGAACTCGACGTCACCGCCCCCGACCAGCTGGCCACCCTCGCCGACCGGGTCGGCGAGCACCTCGACGGCGTCGACGGCGTCCTCCACTCGATCGCGCACGCCCCCGCCGAATGCCTCGACGGCGGCTTCATGAGCGCCGGGTGGCCCGAGGTCTCCGCCGCCCTGCACACCTCCACGTACTCCCTCCAGGCGCTCACGGTGGCCTGCCGGCCCCTGCTCCGCCCCGGCGCGTCCGTCGTCGGCCTGGACTTCGACGCCTCCCGGGCCTGGCCCGGCTACGACTGGATGGGTGTGGCCAAGGCGGGCCTGGAGGCGTGCAGCCGCTACCTCGCACGCGAACTCGGCCCCGACGGCATCCGGGTCAACCTGGTCGCGGCCGGCCCGCTGCGCACCCTGGCCGCCCGCGGCATCGGCGGCGACGGACCGGCCTTCGAGACCGGTTGGGCGCAACACGCCCCGCTCGGCTGGAACTCCGCCAACGCCGAACCCGTCGCCCGTACCTGCCTGGCACTGCTCTCGGACTGGCTCCCCGCCACCACAGGAGAGATCGTCCACGCGGACGGCGGCCACCACATGATCGGAAGCTGA
- the speB gene encoding agmatinase yields MHHLGSAHGPDITFLGVPRLDLSAPPVDADVVILGAPFDGGTSHRPGARFGPSAMRQACYLPQNGARRSLAMGVDPLTELKVYDAGDVPCYSGDIEQSIRSIEQAVRMTAALGAIPVVLGGDHTIALPDMRGLARHHGFGRIAMLHFDAHADTGEVEDGPLYGHGKPMRQLIESGAVRGDRFLQMGLRGYWPGPDTLRWMAGEGMRSYEMSEITSRGLPACLTEAFAVAMDDCDGVFLSVDVDVVDPGQAPGTGTPEPGGLTSRELLDAVRRIAYELPVVGVEVVEVAPPYDHADITAYLGNRVVLEALSGIARRRRDQALGTRWDPRTPLLERETREGAQA; encoded by the coding sequence GTGCACCACCTCGGATCGGCCCACGGGCCCGACATCACCTTCCTCGGCGTTCCCCGGCTCGACCTGTCCGCCCCGCCCGTGGACGCCGACGTGGTCATCCTCGGCGCCCCCTTCGACGGCGGCACCTCGCACCGACCCGGCGCCCGCTTCGGCCCGTCCGCGATGCGGCAGGCCTGCTACCTGCCGCAGAACGGCGCACGCCGCAGCCTGGCCATGGGCGTGGACCCGCTCACGGAACTGAAGGTGTACGACGCCGGCGACGTCCCCTGCTACTCCGGCGACATCGAGCAGAGCATCCGCAGCATCGAGCAGGCGGTACGGATGACGGCCGCCCTCGGGGCGATCCCCGTCGTGCTCGGCGGCGACCACACGATCGCGCTCCCCGACATGCGCGGCCTGGCCCGCCACCACGGCTTCGGCCGCATCGCCATGCTGCACTTCGACGCCCACGCCGACACCGGCGAGGTCGAGGACGGCCCGCTGTACGGCCACGGCAAGCCGATGCGCCAGCTCATCGAGTCGGGCGCGGTGCGCGGCGACCGCTTCCTGCAGATGGGACTGCGCGGCTACTGGCCCGGCCCGGACACCCTGCGCTGGATGGCGGGCGAGGGCATGCGCTCGTACGAGATGTCCGAGATCACCTCGCGCGGGCTGCCGGCCTGTCTCACCGAGGCGTTCGCCGTCGCCATGGACGACTGCGACGGGGTCTTCCTGTCCGTCGACGTGGACGTGGTGGACCCCGGCCAGGCACCGGGCACCGGCACCCCGGAGCCCGGCGGCCTGACCTCCCGCGAACTGCTGGACGCGGTGCGCCGGATCGCCTACGAGCTTCCCGTGGTCGGCGTCGAGGTCGTCGAGGTGGCACCCCCCTACGACCACGCCGACATCACCGCCTACCTGGGCAACCGGGTCGTCCTGGAGGCCCTGTCCGGCATCGCCCGGCGGCGCCGCGACCAGGCCCTGGGCACACGCTGGGACCCGCGCACCCCGCTGCTGGAACGCGAGACGCGGGAAGGGGCGCAGGCGTGA
- a CDS encoding class I adenylate-forming enzyme family protein produces the protein MSATRTGAPADPAVAAAPPGPVAGTPAPAPRLADAAGTLTGAALTRRVLAAAAELRERGVAPGDRVLVKGDNCVDYVVALLALMHLDASLVPVDHRQSAADGRFAARRARARWLLTGEAAAADFPGEHVLAYPGLGTGHAPPDGDVDLTAWFARADAVVLWSSGTTGPPKGIVKSGRAVHDNTRRTITAMGYRADDVLAPLLPFSHQYGLSVVLLWWLAGCTLAVTPYQRLDVALAQAAGHGVTAVDAAPSTYHSLLGVVRRRPELRAALSRVRVWGVGGAPLPAPLAEAFPQALGRPLLDGYGLTELGNVALATPDVPTGCGRPLPGVEVRIVRPDGEPAAPGELGEIEVLSPGLMEGHLLDDGTLAPVPRGWYATADLGRLDAEGHLYVVGRNQAVHRSGFTLYPENLERKAEACGRQVKALAVEDLRRGCTLHFVVADPDGGSPAQWRGRMAPHLAEYEQPNAVHVVDRFPLSANGKTDTAALRRMVGVGAAPGAA, from the coding sequence GTGAGCGCGACGAGGACCGGGGCACCGGCGGACCCGGCGGTGGCGGCCGCGCCCCCGGGCCCGGTGGCAGGCACTCCCGCCCCGGCCCCGCGACTGGCCGACGCGGCCGGCACCCTCACCGGGGCCGCGCTCACCCGCCGGGTGCTCGCCGCCGCCGCGGAGCTGCGCGAGCGCGGCGTCGCACCGGGCGACCGGGTCCTGGTCAAGGGCGACAACTGCGTCGACTACGTCGTGGCCCTGCTCGCCCTGATGCACCTGGACGCCTCGCTCGTGCCGGTGGACCACCGCCAGTCCGCGGCGGACGGGCGGTTCGCGGCCCGCCGGGCGCGGGCGCGGTGGCTGCTGACCGGGGAGGCGGCCGCCGCCGACTTCCCCGGCGAGCACGTGCTGGCCTATCCCGGCCTCGGTACGGGCCACGCCCCGCCCGACGGGGACGTCGACCTCACCGCGTGGTTCGCCCGCGCCGACGCCGTGGTGCTGTGGTCCTCGGGGACCACCGGCCCGCCCAAGGGCATCGTGAAATCCGGCCGCGCCGTCCACGACAACACCCGGCGCACCATCACGGCCATGGGGTACCGCGCGGACGACGTGCTCGCCCCGCTGCTGCCCTTCTCCCACCAGTACGGGCTGTCCGTCGTACTGCTGTGGTGGCTGGCCGGCTGCACGCTGGCCGTCACGCCCTACCAGCGGCTCGACGTGGCCCTCGCCCAGGCCGCCGGGCACGGGGTCACGGCCGTCGACGCCGCCCCGTCGACCTACCACTCCCTGCTCGGCGTCGTGCGCCGCCGGCCCGAGCTGCGGGCCGCGCTGAGCCGCGTACGCGTCTGGGGCGTCGGCGGCGCCCCGCTGCCCGCCCCGCTCGCCGAGGCCTTCCCGCAGGCCCTGGGCCGGCCCCTCCTCGACGGGTACGGACTCACCGAACTCGGGAACGTCGCGCTGGCCACCCCCGACGTGCCCACCGGCTGCGGCAGGCCGCTGCCGGGCGTCGAGGTACGCATCGTCCGCCCGGACGGCGAACCCGCCGCCCCCGGCGAGCTCGGCGAGATCGAGGTGCTCTCGCCCGGGCTGATGGAGGGCCACCTGCTCGACGACGGCACGCTCGCCCCCGTACCGCGGGGCTGGTACGCGACGGCCGACCTGGGGCGCCTCGACGCCGAGGGCCACCTGTACGTGGTGGGCCGCAACCAGGCCGTGCACCGGTCGGGCTTCACGCTCTACCCGGAGAACCTGGAGCGCAAGGCCGAGGCCTGCGGGCGGCAGGTCAAGGCGCTGGCGGTGGAGGACCTGCGGCGCGGCTGCACCCTGCACTTCGTCGTGGCCGACCCGGACGGGGGCTCGCCGGCCCAGTGGCGCGGGCGGATGGCCCCGCATCTGGCGGAGTACGAACAGCCCAACGCCGTGCACGTCGTCGACCGCTTTCCGCTGAGCGCCAACGGCAAGACCGACACGGCGGCCCTGCGCAGGATGGTGGGTGTCGGGGCAGCCCCCGGCGCCGCCTGA
- a CDS encoding beta-ketoacyl synthase N-terminal-like domain-containing protein produces MSDIVISGLGLVTPFGHGVEPYWRGLVGGRSALAPARRFTAAPYRGEPVGEVPQTAPEPAGATRKGAYARAALAEALHAAGLARLPDGAVVLLVGQAPLPRPGEGRAEPTGDEREFMGPDPAEVLGAPPGPRYVHLSHACASAVFAVGYARELLRAGEAPVAAVVGSSVLNRYEYASMDVVRAVGRTAARPFDVERAGISLGEGGGAVVLESAAHARARAAAADLVVAGSACRVSGAKSAASDTDRVAACMRDALDDASVHGLDHVHAHATGTGQGDAAELAAVEAVAADSGARALPVSSHKGAIGHLLHISGAPAIAAAAGTLRSGIVAPTAGLATPEPTARLVLPTAPMEVSGVRTAAVNSFGFGGNNASLVLLRR; encoded by the coding sequence GTGAGCGACATCGTCATCAGCGGACTCGGCCTGGTCACCCCGTTCGGCCACGGCGTGGAGCCGTACTGGCGGGGCCTGGTCGGCGGACGCTCCGCCCTGGCACCCGCCCGGCGCTTCACCGCGGCGCCCTACCGGGGCGAACCGGTCGGCGAGGTGCCGCAGACGGCACCGGAGCCCGCGGGGGCCACCCGTAAGGGCGCCTACGCCAGGGCCGCCCTGGCGGAGGCCCTGCACGCGGCGGGCCTCGCCCGGCTCCCGGACGGCGCCGTCGTGCTCCTCGTCGGCCAGGCCCCCCTGCCCCGGCCCGGCGAGGGCCGCGCCGAACCGACCGGCGACGAGCGGGAGTTCATGGGCCCCGACCCGGCCGAGGTCCTGGGAGCGCCGCCGGGCCCGCGGTACGTCCACCTCTCGCACGCCTGCGCCTCCGCCGTCTTCGCCGTCGGGTACGCGCGCGAGCTGCTGCGCGCCGGCGAGGCGCCCGTGGCCGCCGTGGTGGGCTCCTCGGTGCTCAACCGGTACGAGTACGCCAGCATGGACGTCGTCCGTGCCGTCGGCCGCACGGCCGCCCGGCCCTTCGACGTCGAACGGGCGGGCATCTCGCTCGGCGAGGGCGGTGGCGCCGTCGTGCTGGAGAGCGCCGCACACGCCCGGGCCCGCGCAGCGGCCGCGGACCTCGTCGTGGCCGGGTCGGCCTGCCGGGTCTCGGGCGCCAAGTCCGCCGCCTCCGACACCGACCGGGTCGCCGCCTGCATGCGCGACGCCCTCGACGACGCCTCCGTGCACGGGCTGGACCATGTGCACGCCCACGCGACCGGGACCGGCCAGGGCGACGCGGCGGAACTGGCCGCCGTCGAGGCCGTCGCCGCGGACAGCGGCGCCCGCGCCCTGCCCGTCAGCTCGCACAAGGGCGCCATCGGCCACCTGCTGCACATCTCCGGCGCACCGGCGATCGCCGCGGCCGCCGGGACGCTGCGCAGCGGGATCGTCGCCCCCACGGCGGGCCTGGCCACCCCGGAGCCGACCGCCCGGCTGGTGCTGCCCACGGCCCCGATGGAGGTCTCCGGCGTCCGGACGGCCGCCGTGAACAGCTTCGGCTTCGGAGGCAACAACGCCTCGCTGGTCCTGCTCCGGCGGTGA
- a CDS encoding macrolide family glycosyltransferase, with protein MPLHVGFVGIAWHGHVNPTLGLVQELVRRGHRVSYAVTEAFADTVRAVGAEPVVYRNPVDDALTDDGLEISPTDFLRETEATLPVIAEAWADDRPDVIAYDGIAWAGRALAAKWHIPAAEMWPSFVSNEHFSLEAEFLADQPLHPGVLRFVRELTRFLTAHGLPATSAGDFLGHTEPLRLVFLPRSFQYRGETFDDRFAFVGPCAGDRAFQGDWHPAADRRPVLLIALGTACYEWPEFFRMCGEAVADLPWQVVMAYGPGIDPEAVGPLPDHVDARPHVPQLAVLRHADAFVTHAGMGSTMEALSHGTPMVAVPQTGEQAAVAERVAQLGLGVRLDREQLTAHTLREALVRVMDDPGIRANAARMREELRCAGAAPEAADRLERLATSAASAAGTGTAGTRTAPGVATGT; from the coding sequence ATGCCGCTCCACGTCGGATTCGTCGGCATCGCGTGGCACGGTCATGTGAACCCCACCCTCGGCCTGGTCCAGGAACTGGTCCGCCGGGGCCACCGGGTCTCCTACGCGGTCACCGAGGCCTTCGCCGACACCGTCCGGGCCGTCGGCGCCGAGCCCGTCGTCTACCGCAACCCGGTCGACGACGCCCTCACCGACGACGGCCTGGAGATCTCGCCGACGGACTTCCTCCGGGAGACCGAGGCCACCCTGCCCGTAATCGCCGAGGCCTGGGCCGACGACCGGCCCGACGTCATCGCCTACGACGGCATCGCCTGGGCCGGACGGGCCCTCGCCGCCAAGTGGCACATCCCGGCCGCCGAGATGTGGCCCTCCTTCGTCTCCAACGAGCACTTCTCCCTGGAGGCGGAGTTCCTCGCGGACCAGCCGCTGCACCCCGGGGTCCTGCGCTTCGTCCGCGAACTGACCCGCTTCCTCACCGCCCACGGACTGCCCGCGACATCCGCCGGCGACTTCCTCGGCCACACCGAGCCGCTGCGCCTGGTCTTCCTGCCGCGCTCCTTCCAGTACCGCGGCGAGACCTTCGACGACCGCTTCGCCTTCGTCGGACCCTGCGCCGGAGACCGCGCCTTCCAGGGCGACTGGCACCCCGCCGCGGACCGCCGGCCGGTGCTGCTGATCGCCCTGGGCACCGCCTGCTACGAGTGGCCCGAGTTCTTCCGCATGTGCGGCGAGGCCGTCGCCGACCTGCCCTGGCAGGTCGTCATGGCCTACGGCCCCGGCATCGACCCCGAAGCCGTGGGCCCGCTGCCCGACCACGTCGACGCCCGGCCGCACGTACCCCAGCTCGCCGTCCTGCGCCACGCCGACGCCTTCGTCACCCACGCCGGCATGGGCAGCACGATGGAAGCCCTCTCCCACGGGACCCCGATGGTGGCCGTCCCGCAGACCGGGGAACAGGCCGCCGTCGCCGAGCGCGTCGCCCAACTGGGCCTCGGGGTCCGCCTCGACCGCGAACAGCTGACCGCGCACACCCTGCGCGAAGCCCTCGTACGCGTCATGGACGACCCCGGCATCCGCGCCAACGCCGCACGGATGCGCGAGGAACTGCGCTGCGCCGGCGCCGCCCCCGAGGCCGCCGACCGCCTGGAACGCCTCGCCACGTCCGCCGCGTCCGCCGCGGGCACCGGCACCGCCGGCACCCGTACGGCGCCGGGCGTGGCCACCGGCACCTGA